A DNA window from Actinomadura luzonensis contains the following coding sequences:
- a CDS encoding transglycosylase domain-containing protein: MTVLRSAGMLGLAGALGGVLAGALAAPVVSGGGLAAKNVADTFVHLPPAPREEPLAQVTRLLDKDGRPFAQFYEANRTAVPLASVAPVMRRAIVAIEDSRFYEHGGLDVRGTLRALLTNTQAGGIRQGGSSLTQQLVKNILVESARTDEERDRARAPNMARKITELRYAMALERKYRKDQILERYLNIAYFGAGAHGVEAAARRFFSTSAARLTLTQAATLAGAVRMPYSTDPSLGAAHRGRLKDRRDLVLDRMAGLKIITPQQAAAAKAAPLGLDLRPEPGGCEQSAYPFYCLYVQRELLSNPAFGNNEAQRRARMARGGLTIRTSLDPIAQRAAERAIRRHVHPDDTEVAAEAMVEPGTGRIRAMAASKGFGRNPGNRKNGSRTTFNLVADVAHGGGQGFQAGSTFKVFTLATALRQGWRFGDGFQTPGALVPAAGYRNCAGRAVNDPDTRVLNASGEGEGGPHSLETGTWKSVNVFYMMLERKVGLCNVVRTAKALGVARADGTPLREVPTFTLGINEMDPVTVAASFAAFAARGSYCRPLAIVEIVGRDGRRTHVPPSCEQAIERPVADAVNHVLEGVFDKGTMKGQGIDRPAAGKTGTNNGYTSAWFAGYTPHLAAAVSVGDIRGSYRFPLQGVQIGDEYYGSVQGASLPGPIWVESMGPALRGLEPKGFHPPDMARFGGGDTPGLEKALAEEEKRQKRRGDRAFARRHRKLFQWLLGQTPGVPSLEWPPPDRRPHGPRPHAHQPYGGRPYAGRAEERQPGERWERRRQEPWRHRPRHGR, from the coding sequence GTGACCGTACTCAGATCCGCCGGGATGCTCGGCCTGGCCGGGGCGCTCGGCGGGGTGCTGGCGGGGGCGCTGGCCGCGCCCGTGGTGAGCGGGGGCGGCCTGGCGGCCAAGAACGTCGCCGACACCTTCGTGCACCTGCCGCCGGCCCCGCGCGAGGAGCCCCTGGCGCAGGTGACCAGGCTGCTGGACAAGGACGGCCGCCCGTTCGCCCAGTTCTACGAGGCCAACCGGACGGCCGTGCCGCTGGCCTCGGTCGCGCCGGTCATGCGCCGCGCCATCGTGGCCATCGAGGACTCCCGCTTCTACGAGCACGGCGGCCTCGACGTGCGCGGCACCCTGCGGGCGCTGCTGACCAACACCCAGGCGGGCGGCATCCGCCAGGGCGGCTCGTCGCTGACGCAGCAGCTCGTCAAGAACATCCTGGTCGAGAGCGCCCGTACCGACGAGGAACGCGACCGCGCCCGCGCCCCGAACATGGCCCGCAAGATCACCGAGCTGCGGTACGCGATGGCGCTGGAGCGCAAGTACCGCAAGGACCAGATCCTGGAGCGCTACCTCAACATCGCCTACTTCGGCGCGGGCGCGCACGGCGTGGAGGCGGCGGCCCGCCGCTTCTTCTCCACCTCGGCCGCCCGTCTCACGCTGACCCAGGCGGCCACGCTGGCCGGCGCGGTGCGGATGCCGTACTCGACCGACCCCTCGCTCGGCGCCGCGCACCGCGGCCGGCTGAAGGACCGGCGCGACCTGGTCCTGGACCGCATGGCCGGGCTGAAGATCATCACGCCGCAGCAGGCGGCGGCGGCGAAGGCCGCGCCGCTCGGCCTCGACCTGCGGCCCGAGCCGGGCGGCTGCGAGCAGAGCGCCTACCCGTTCTACTGCCTGTACGTCCAGCGCGAGCTGCTGTCGAACCCCGCCTTCGGCAACAACGAGGCGCAGCGCCGCGCGCGCATGGCGCGGGGCGGCCTGACGATCAGGACCAGCCTCGACCCGATCGCGCAACGCGCCGCGGAACGCGCCATCCGCCGCCACGTGCACCCCGACGACACCGAGGTCGCCGCCGAGGCCATGGTCGAGCCGGGCACCGGCCGCATCAGGGCGATGGCCGCCAGCAAGGGCTTCGGCCGCAACCCCGGCAACCGCAAGAACGGCTCCAGGACCACCTTCAACCTCGTCGCCGACGTCGCCCACGGCGGCGGGCAGGGCTTCCAGGCCGGCTCGACGTTCAAGGTGTTCACGCTGGCCACGGCGCTGCGGCAGGGGTGGCGCTTCGGCGACGGCTTCCAGACGCCGGGGGCGCTGGTGCCCGCCGCCGGCTACCGCAACTGCGCGGGACGGGCGGTCAACGACCCCGACACCCGCGTGCTCAACGCCAGCGGCGAGGGCGAGGGCGGCCCGCACAGCCTGGAGACCGGCACCTGGAAGTCGGTGAACGTCTTCTACATGATGCTGGAGCGCAAGGTCGGGCTGTGCAACGTGGTCCGCACCGCCAAGGCGCTCGGCGTGGCCCGGGCCGACGGGACGCCGCTCCGCGAGGTGCCGACGTTCACGCTGGGGATCAACGAGATGGACCCGGTGACGGTGGCGGCGTCGTTCGCGGCGTTCGCGGCGCGCGGGTCGTACTGCCGGCCGCTGGCCATCGTCGAGATCGTCGGCAGGGACGGCCGCCGCACCCACGTGCCGCCCTCCTGCGAGCAGGCCATCGAGCGGCCCGTCGCGGACGCGGTCAACCACGTCCTGGAGGGCGTCTTCGACAAGGGCACGATGAAGGGGCAGGGCATCGACCGGCCGGCCGCGGGCAAGACCGGCACCAACAACGGCTACACCTCGGCCTGGTTCGCCGGCTACACGCCGCACCTCGCCGCCGCCGTCAGCGTCGGCGACATCCGGGGCTCCTACCGCTTCCCGCTGCAGGGCGTGCAGATCGGCGACGAGTACTACGGGTCGGTGCAGGGGGCGTCGCTGCCCGGGCCGATCTGGGTGGAGTCGATGGGCCCGGCGCTGCGCGGCCTCGAACCGAAGGGCTTCCACCCGCCGGACATGGCGCGCTTCGGCGGCGGCGACACGCCCGGCCTGGAGAAGGCGCTGGCCGAGGAGGAGAAGCGGCAGAAGCGGCGCGGCGACCGGGCCTTCGCCCGGCGGCACCGTAAGCTCTTCCAGTGGCTGCTCGGGCAGACGCCCGGGGTGCCCTCCCTGGAGTGGCCGCCGCCTGACCGCCGCCCGCACGGCCCGCGCCCGCACGCTCACCAGCCGTACGGCGGGCGACCGTACGCCGGGCGGGCGGAGGAGCGGCAGCCGGGCGAGCGTTGGGAGCGGCGGCGGCAGGAGCCCTGGCGCCACCGGCCGCGGCACGGCCGCTAG
- the ybaK gene encoding Cys-tRNA(Pro) deacylase — protein sequence MALTKAKADFTLHPYDHDPAAQAYGEEAADALGVPYERIFKTLVAEVESGLAVAVVPVAGKLDLKAFAGALGGKRAAMADAAKVERVTGYVVGGISPLGQRKQLPTVVDSSALEFETIYFSAGRRGLQIETAPGNLIALTRAVTAPIGKAG from the coding sequence ATGGCCCTGACGAAGGCGAAGGCCGACTTCACGCTCCACCCGTACGACCACGACCCCGCCGCCCAGGCCTACGGCGAGGAGGCCGCCGACGCGCTCGGCGTCCCGTACGAACGCATCTTCAAGACGCTGGTCGCCGAGGTCGAGAGCGGCCTAGCGGTGGCCGTGGTGCCGGTGGCGGGCAAGCTCGACCTCAAGGCGTTCGCGGGGGCGCTCGGCGGCAAGCGGGCCGCCATGGCCGACGCGGCCAAGGTCGAGCGGGTCACCGGCTACGTCGTGGGCGGCATCAGCCCGCTCGGCCAGCGCAAGCAGCTCCCCACCGTGGTCGACTCCTCGGCGCTCGAGTTCGAGACGATCTACTTCTCGGCAGGCAGGCGCGGCCTCCAGATCGAGACCGCGCCCGGCAACCTCATCGCGCTCACCCGCGCCGTCACCGCCCCCATCGGCAAGGCCGGCTGA
- a CDS encoding AraC family transcriptional regulator: MPEIRHLAQAPTGRRPLAPGGGIDAHVHDTHQIVYACRGVLSVTTGAGTWVAPANRAIWVPAGTVHEHRAHGDTDLRLVGLTGNPLALDRPTVLAVDPLLRELIIAYTGEPGHEDARDGEHDGRHGAEHDGEHDGVRDGEHDGVRDGEHDGEHDRLLRVLLDRLRRAPERPLHLPAPADPRLAAVCAALHRDPADTRTLAALAAAAGTSERTLARLFRRELGMSFPQWRTQLRLHRALLLLADGVPVTAVAHRCGWASASAFIDVFRRALGYTPGRAFTL; encoded by the coding sequence ATGCCGGAAATCCGCCACCTGGCGCAGGCCCCGACGGGACGGCGGCCGCTCGCCCCCGGCGGCGGCATCGACGCCCACGTCCACGACACCCACCAGATCGTCTACGCCTGCCGCGGCGTCCTGTCGGTCACCACCGGCGCCGGCACCTGGGTGGCCCCCGCGAACCGGGCCATCTGGGTGCCCGCCGGCACCGTCCACGAGCACCGCGCGCACGGCGACACCGACCTGCGCCTGGTCGGCCTCACCGGCAACCCGCTCGCCCTCGACCGCCCGACCGTCCTCGCCGTGGACCCCCTCCTGCGGGAGCTGATCATCGCCTACACCGGCGAGCCCGGCCACGAAGACGCCCGCGACGGCGAGCACGACGGCAGACACGGCGCCGAGCACGACGGCGAGCACGACGGCGTCCGCGACGGCGAGCACGACGGCGTCCGCGACGGCGAGCACGACGGCGAGCACGACCGGCTCCTGCGGGTGCTGCTCGACCGGCTCAGGCGCGCGCCCGAGCGGCCCCTCCACCTGCCCGCCCCCGCCGACCCCCGCCTCGCGGCCGTCTGCGCGGCGCTGCACCGCGATCCCGCCGACACCAGGACGCTGGCCGCCCTGGCCGCCGCCGCCGGCACGAGCGAGCGCACGCTGGCCCGGCTGTTCCGCCGCGAGCTCGGCATGAGCTTCCCCCAGTGGCGCACCCAGCTCCGCCTGCACCGCGCGCTCCTGCTGCTGGCCGACGGCGTGCCGGTGACGGCCGTCGCGCACCGCTGCGGGTGGGCGTCGGCGAGCGCGTTCATCGACGTCTTCCGCCGGGCTCTGGGGTACACCCCGGGCCGCGCCTTTACATTGTAG
- a CDS encoding MFS transporter, whose translation MNRVPMLAAGHAAVDVYQGAVPALVPFLVAERGYGYVAVSGVVLAATLSSSVVQPLFGVLTDRWRMPWLIPVSMVVAGAGVAAGGVADSYVLTWLAVALSGLGVAAYHPESARLARIASAGSHVRMSWFSLGGTLGFASAPVLVTPLLAAWGLGASPWLAAPALAGALATLPAVRALTGGGGTRAAAAEAERGRDDWRAFARLTLVIVFRSVVYVGLSTFVALYLGGGAAGAVALFVLFAGGAAGTVLGGRLAARWGRVRTMRLAYAAAVPAVAGVVLAPGPAAYVFVAASSIALYVPFSLHVTLGQDLLPNRVGTAGGVTLGLAVSVGGLTSPLVGLVAEATSLRTALACLVAFPVLAWLLARTLKEPAPA comes from the coding sequence GTGAACAGAGTCCCCATGCTGGCCGCCGGGCACGCGGCCGTCGATGTCTACCAGGGCGCGGTGCCGGCCCTGGTGCCCTTCCTGGTCGCCGAGCGCGGGTACGGCTACGTCGCGGTGTCGGGGGTGGTGCTGGCGGCGACGTTGTCGTCGTCGGTCGTGCAGCCGCTGTTCGGGGTGCTGACGGACCGGTGGCGGATGCCGTGGCTGATCCCGGTGAGCATGGTGGTGGCCGGGGCAGGGGTGGCGGCGGGCGGCGTGGCGGACTCCTACGTCCTGACCTGGCTGGCGGTGGCGCTGTCCGGGCTGGGGGTGGCGGCCTACCATCCGGAGTCGGCGCGGCTGGCGCGGATCGCGAGCGCGGGCAGCCACGTGCGGATGAGCTGGTTCTCGCTCGGCGGGACGCTCGGCTTCGCCTCGGCGCCGGTGCTGGTGACGCCGCTGCTGGCGGCGTGGGGGCTGGGGGCCTCGCCGTGGCTGGCGGCGCCGGCGCTGGCGGGGGCGCTGGCGACGTTGCCGGCGGTGCGGGCGCTGACCGGCGGCGGCGGGACGCGGGCCGCCGCCGCGGAGGCGGAGCGGGGCCGGGACGACTGGCGGGCCTTCGCGCGGCTGACGCTGGTGATCGTGTTCCGGTCGGTGGTGTACGTGGGGCTGAGCACGTTCGTCGCGCTGTACCTGGGGGGCGGGGCGGCGGGGGCGGTGGCGTTGTTCGTGTTGTTCGCGGGCGGCGCGGCCGGGACCGTGCTCGGCGGGCGGCTGGCGGCGCGGTGGGGGCGGGTGCGGACGATGCGGCTGGCGTACGCGGCGGCGGTCCCGGCGGTCGCGGGCGTGGTGCTCGCGCCGGGGCCCGCCGCGTACGTCTTCGTGGCCGCCTCCTCGATCGCCCTGTACGTCCCGTTCTCCCTGCACGTCACGCTGGGCCAGGACCTGCTGCCGAACCGGGTGGGCACGGCGGGCGGCGTGACGCTGGGCCTCGCGGTGAGCGTCGGCGGCCTGACCAGCCCGCTGGTGGGCCTGGTCGCGGAGGCGACCTCGCTGCGGACGGCGCTGGCCTGCCTGGTCGCGTTCCCGGTCCTGGCGTGGCTGCTGGCGCGCACGCTGAAGGAGCCGGCGCCGGCCTGA
- a CDS encoding trypsin-like serine peptidase — protein MVTVRKQAWGGAESSPLMRPAQAVRYWTATKQAKAKAADLPSTRPPLVATSAQRLLSVPTGKRLTPGADANGYARVRRPYTGAARSRMSGRLFFVNASGRGDSCSASVVRSASQLLIVTAAHCVYSVPEGASRGKWHSSFAFVPAYDGRATAERQREPYGRWGGRRAWKPDGYTGLAGGDWNSVYDVALIEVGRRTRTLQDAVGGGFTPMRSQGGRHTIVTAGYPGVLGRKPYDGRDQLWCLARTQPARALAAASAATLPTTLPADLPATLPAGVPATVPADVPAVAPAAPEAGAVAAAAPATKLETYNCHLSKGHSGGPWVLRGTRDLVGVLSAGTEDGQADGYSVANALNVESYGAIVKKADPRGVYDALSVKLTGPAAAVRRGETATVTATVTMRGLMAASQVPVTFRVPAGAGLAAVTGGTCERAARQATCVVGAVRPGRPVQLTARVRLTGDAPQQVPVTAHVAATRLDPSQRDNTAELRVQTRA, from the coding sequence GTGGTCACCGTCCGGAAGCAGGCGTGGGGTGGCGCGGAGTCGTCGCCCCTCATGCGTCCCGCCCAGGCCGTCCGCTACTGGACGGCCACCAAGCAGGCCAAGGCCAAGGCGGCCGACCTGCCGTCCACGCGGCCGCCCCTGGTCGCCACCTCCGCGCAGCGGCTGCTCAGCGTGCCCACCGGCAAGCGCCTGACCCCCGGCGCCGACGCCAACGGCTACGCCCGCGTCCGCCGGCCGTACACGGGGGCCGCCCGCAGCCGCATGAGCGGCCGGCTGTTCTTCGTCAACGCAAGTGGGCGCGGCGACTCGTGCAGCGCCAGCGTCGTCCGTTCGGCGTCCCAGCTGCTGATCGTGACGGCGGCCCACTGCGTCTACAGCGTCCCCGAGGGCGCCTCGCGCGGGAAGTGGCACAGCAGCTTCGCCTTCGTCCCCGCCTACGACGGGCGCGCCACCGCCGAGCGGCAGCGCGAGCCGTACGGGCGCTGGGGCGGACGGCGCGCCTGGAAGCCCGACGGCTACACCGGCCTGGCCGGCGGCGACTGGAACTCCGTCTACGACGTCGCCCTCATCGAGGTGGGCCGGCGCACCCGCACCCTGCAGGACGCCGTCGGCGGCGGGTTCACCCCCATGCGCAGCCAGGGCGGCCGGCACACCATCGTCACCGCCGGCTACCCCGGCGTCCTCGGCAGGAAGCCCTACGACGGCAGGGACCAGCTCTGGTGCCTGGCCCGCACGCAGCCCGCCCGCGCCCTCGCCGCCGCCTCGGCCGCCACCCTGCCCACCACGCTGCCCGCCGATCTGCCCGCCACCCTGCCCGCCGGTGTGCCCGCCACTGTCCCGGCCGACGTCCCGGCCGTGGCGCCCGCCGCGCCCGAGGCCGGCGCCGTGGCGGCCGCCGCGCCCGCCACGAAGCTGGAGACCTACAACTGCCACCTGTCCAAGGGCCACAGCGGCGGCCCCTGGGTGCTCAGGGGCACCCGCGACCTGGTCGGCGTGTTGTCGGCCGGCACCGAGGACGGCCAGGCCGACGGCTACTCCGTCGCCAACGCCCTCAATGTCGAGAGCTACGGCGCGATCGTCAAGAAGGCCGACCCGCGCGGCGTGTACGACGCCCTGTCGGTGAAGCTGACCGGCCCGGCCGCCGCCGTGCGCCGGGGCGAGACCGCGACCGTCACCGCCACCGTGACCATGCGCGGCCTCATGGCGGCGTCCCAGGTGCCGGTCACCTTCCGCGTCCCCGCCGGCGCGGGTCTCGCGGCCGTCACCGGCGGCACCTGCGAGCGCGCCGCCCGGCAGGCCACCTGCGTGGTCGGCGCCGTCCGGCCCGGCCGGCCGGTGCAGCTCACCGCCCGCGTCCGCCTCACCGGCGACGCCCCGCAGCAGGTGCCGGTCACCGCGCACGTCGCCGCCACCCGCCTGGACCCGTCGCAGCGCGACAACACCGCCGAGCTCCGCGTCCAGACCCGCGCCTGA
- the ligD gene encoding non-homologous end-joining DNA ligase produces MVRLPAYAPMLAQLGTLTSVQGEDWAVEMKWDGVRALAYIEDGAVRLMSRNGKDITPAYPELQLMAGATGRHPAVLDGEIVAFDEAGRPSFGALQPRMHQRNPAAVATLARSVPVTFMAFDILHLDETSTVALPYTERRELLEGTFTPGFRWQVPVWFTDHAQRAFESSRQLGLEGVVCKRLNSPYRPGRRTTEWTKIKNVSAIEVVIGGWRPGSGRRSGTIGSLLLGAHDQRGRLLYVGHVGTGFTQAMLADLHERLAPLERADSPFAETVPREHSRDARWAEPRLVGEVQYAEVTGDGLLRHPSWRGLRPDRSPADAVTARLLHGGRTGDAAAG; encoded by the coding sequence ATGGTGCGGCTGCCGGCCTACGCGCCGATGCTCGCCCAGCTCGGCACCCTGACCTCCGTGCAGGGCGAGGACTGGGCCGTTGAGATGAAGTGGGACGGTGTGCGCGCCCTCGCCTACATCGAGGACGGCGCCGTCCGCCTGATGTCGCGCAACGGCAAGGACATCACCCCCGCCTACCCCGAGCTCCAGCTCATGGCCGGCGCCACCGGACGCCACCCCGCCGTGCTCGACGGCGAGATCGTCGCCTTCGACGAGGCCGGCCGCCCCAGCTTCGGCGCCCTGCAGCCGCGCATGCACCAGCGCAACCCGGCCGCCGTGGCGACGCTGGCCCGGTCGGTGCCGGTGACGTTCATGGCCTTCGACATCCTGCACCTGGACGAGACCTCCACCGTCGCCCTGCCGTACACCGAGCGGCGGGAACTGCTGGAAGGGACCTTCACGCCGGGGTTCCGGTGGCAGGTGCCCGTCTGGTTCACCGACCACGCGCAGCGCGCCTTCGAGTCATCGCGGCAGCTCGGGCTCGAAGGGGTGGTGTGCAAACGGCTCAACTCGCCGTACCGGCCGGGCCGGCGCACCACCGAATGGACCAAGATCAAGAACGTCAGCGCGATCGAGGTCGTCATCGGCGGCTGGCGGCCGGGCTCCGGGCGGCGTTCCGGCACGATCGGCTCGCTGCTGCTCGGCGCGCACGACCAGCGCGGACGGCTGCTGTACGTCGGCCACGTCGGCACCGGCTTCACCCAGGCCATGCTCGCCGACCTGCACGAACGGCTGGCCCCGCTGGAGCGGGCCGACTCGCCGTTCGCCGAGACGGTGCCGCGCGAGCACTCCCGCGACGCCCGCTGGGCCGAGCCGCGCCTGGTCGGCGAGGTCCAGTACGCCGAAGTGACGGGCGACGGGCTGCTGCGCCACCCGTCCTGGCGCGGGCTGCGGCCCGACCGCTCCCCCGCCGACGCCGTCACCGCCCGGCTCCTGCACGGCGGCCGTACAGGCGACGCCGCCGCCGGCTGA
- the hisD gene encoding histidinol dehydrogenase — protein sequence MISRIDMRGSLPANLRDVLPRAELDVEAALEKVRPICDDVRHRGVAAVRELTARFDGVEIATTRVPAEAIERSLAELDPRVRAALEESIRRTRLVHRDQRRADVTTQVVPGGTVTERWVPVDRVGLYVPGGRAVYPSSVVMNVVPAQEAGVPSLAVTSPAQKEFGGLPHPTILAACALLGVDEVYNVGGAQAVAMFAYGTEECAPATMVTGPGNIWVAAAKRLLKGRIGIDSEAGPTEIAILADDTADPVHVAADLISQAEHDTIAAAVLVTTSPELAEAVEKELPGQVSATRHSARITEALAGRQSGVVLVDSLDDGLKVVDAYAAEHLEIHTADAAAVAARVRNAGAIFVGTYAPVSLGDYLAGSNHVLPTGGCACHSGGLSVQSFLRGIHVVDYSRDALARAAAHVTVLADAEDLPAHGAAIRARFDWRVPQTETDVTEAAE from the coding sequence GTGATTTCCCGTATTGACATGCGCGGTTCCCTGCCGGCGAACCTGCGTGACGTGTTGCCCCGCGCCGAGCTCGACGTCGAGGCCGCCCTGGAGAAGGTGCGGCCCATCTGCGACGACGTGCGCCATCGCGGTGTCGCGGCCGTACGGGAGCTGACCGCCAGGTTCGACGGCGTCGAGATCGCCACCACCCGCGTTCCCGCCGAGGCCATCGAGCGCTCTCTCGCCGAGCTCGACCCGCGGGTGCGCGCGGCCCTGGAGGAGTCGATCCGGCGCACCCGGCTGGTCCACCGCGACCAGCGCCGCGCCGACGTCACCACCCAGGTCGTGCCCGGCGGCACGGTTACCGAGCGCTGGGTGCCGGTCGACCGGGTGGGCCTCTACGTCCCCGGCGGCCGCGCGGTCTACCCCTCCAGCGTGGTCATGAACGTCGTGCCGGCCCAGGAGGCGGGCGTGCCCTCGCTGGCCGTCACCAGCCCGGCGCAGAAGGAGTTCGGCGGGCTGCCGCACCCGACGATCCTGGCCGCCTGCGCCCTGCTCGGCGTCGACGAGGTCTACAACGTCGGCGGCGCCCAGGCCGTGGCCATGTTCGCCTACGGCACCGAGGAGTGCGCGCCGGCCACCATGGTCACCGGCCCCGGCAACATCTGGGTGGCCGCCGCCAAGCGCCTGCTGAAGGGCCGCATCGGCATCGACTCCGAGGCCGGCCCCACCGAGATCGCGATCCTCGCCGACGACACCGCCGACCCGGTGCACGTCGCCGCCGACCTGATCAGCCAGGCCGAGCACGACACGATCGCCGCCGCCGTCCTCGTCACCACCAGCCCCGAGCTGGCCGAGGCCGTGGAGAAGGAGCTGCCCGGCCAGGTGTCGGCCACCCGCCACTCGGCGCGCATCACCGAGGCGCTGGCCGGCCGGCAGTCCGGCGTCGTGCTGGTTGACAGCCTCGACGACGGGCTGAAGGTCGTCGATGCGTACGCCGCCGAGCACCTGGAGATCCACACCGCCGACGCCGCCGCCGTGGCCGCCCGGGTGCGCAACGCCGGCGCGATCTTCGTCGGCACGTACGCGCCGGTCTCGCTCGGCGACTACCTCGCCGGCTCCAACCACGTGCTGCCCACGGGCGGCTGCGCCTGCCACTCCGGCGGCCTTTCGGTGCAGTCGTTCCTGCGCGGCATCCACGTCGTCGACTACAGCCGCGACGCGCTCGCGCGGGCCGCCGCGCACGTGACGGTCCTCGCCGACGCCGAGGACCTGCCCGCCCACGGCGCCGCGATCCGCGCCCGCTTCGACTGGCGCGTGCCCCAGACCGAGACGGACGTGACGGAGGCGGCCGAGTGA
- a CDS encoding histidinol-phosphate transaminase, giving the protein MNPDDVTLADLPIRADLRGKSPYGAPQIDVPVRLNTNENPYPPSPELVADLAEAVREQAGELNRYPDRDALALRADLAAYLGHGLRAEQVWAANGSNEVLQQILQAFGGHGRTAIGFEPSYSMHPIITGGTSTEWIRAAREDDFSLDPGKAVAAIEEHRPDVVFLTSPNNPTGTAQPLPTIEAVLAAAPGMVVVDEAYAEFAREGTPSALTLLPEHPRLIVTRTMSKAFAMAGTRLGYLAAHPAVIEALLLVRLPYHLSTLTQTAARVALRHRAELLGTVDALRRERDATVAWLRSKGLRVADSDANFVLFGRFPDRREVWEGLLERGVLIREVGPPEWLRVSIGTGEEMAAFRAALEGVL; this is encoded by the coding sequence GTGAACCCGGACGACGTGACGCTCGCCGACCTGCCGATCCGCGCCGACCTGCGCGGCAAGTCGCCCTACGGCGCGCCCCAGATCGACGTCCCGGTCCGGCTCAACACCAACGAGAACCCCTACCCGCCCTCGCCCGAGCTGGTGGCCGACCTCGCCGAGGCGGTCCGCGAGCAGGCGGGCGAGCTCAACCGCTACCCCGACCGCGACGCCCTGGCGCTGCGCGCCGACCTGGCCGCCTACCTCGGCCACGGGCTGCGCGCCGAGCAAGTGTGGGCGGCCAACGGCTCCAACGAGGTGCTCCAGCAGATCCTGCAGGCCTTCGGCGGCCACGGTCGCACCGCGATCGGGTTCGAGCCGTCGTACTCGATGCACCCGATCATCACCGGCGGCACCAGCACCGAGTGGATCAGGGCCGCCCGCGAGGACGACTTCTCCCTCGACCCGGGCAAGGCGGTGGCGGCGATCGAGGAGCACCGCCCCGACGTCGTCTTCCTCACCTCGCCCAACAACCCGACCGGCACCGCCCAGCCGCTGCCCACGATCGAGGCGGTGCTGGCGGCCGCGCCGGGCATGGTCGTGGTGGACGAGGCCTACGCCGAGTTCGCCCGCGAGGGCACGCCGTCGGCGCTGACGCTGCTGCCGGAGCACCCGCGGTTGATCGTCACCCGGACGATGTCCAAGGCGTTCGCGATGGCCGGCACCCGGCTCGGCTACCTCGCCGCGCACCCGGCGGTGATCGAGGCGCTGCTGCTGGTGCGGCTGCCGTACCACCTGTCGACGCTCACCCAGACGGCGGCGCGGGTGGCGCTGCGGCACCGCGCCGAGCTGCTGGGCACGGTCGACGCGCTGCGCCGCGAGCGCGACGCGACGGTGGCGTGGCTGCGGTCCAAGGGCCTGCGGGTCGCCGACTCCGACGCGAACTTCGTGCTGTTCGGCCGTTTCCCCGACCGGCGCGAGGTGTGGGAGGGGCTGCTGGAGCGGGGCGTGCTCATCCGCGAGGTGGGCCCGCCCGAATGGCTGCGGGTGTCGATCGGCACCGGCGAGGAGATGGCGGCCTTCCGCGCCGCCCTGGAAGGAGTCCTGTGA
- the hisB gene encoding imidazoleglycerol-phosphate dehydratase HisB codes for MSRVGRVERVTKETSVLVEVGLDGTGRVEVATGVGFFDHMLAQLGKHGLFDLTVKTEGDLHIDSHHTIEDTALALGAAFREALGDKSSIRRFGSASCPLDESLAQVTVDLSGRPYLVHTEPEGMAPMIGPDYDTTMTRHILESLVAQAAICLHVHVPYGRNAHHIVEAQFKALARALREASELDPRATGVPSTKGVL; via the coding sequence GTGAGCCGCGTAGGCCGCGTCGAGCGCGTCACGAAGGAGACCTCGGTCCTGGTGGAGGTGGGCCTCGACGGCACCGGCCGGGTGGAGGTGGCCACCGGGGTCGGCTTCTTCGACCACATGCTGGCCCAGCTGGGCAAGCACGGGCTGTTCGACCTGACCGTCAAGACCGAGGGCGACCTGCACATCGACTCCCACCACACGATCGAGGACACCGCGCTGGCGCTGGGCGCCGCGTTCCGCGAGGCGCTGGGCGACAAGTCAAGCATCAGGCGGTTCGGCAGCGCGTCATGCCCGCTGGACGAGTCCCTCGCCCAGGTCACCGTCGACCTGTCCGGCCGCCCCTACCTCGTGCACACCGAGCCCGAGGGCATGGCGCCGATGATCGGCCCCGACTACGACACCACGATGACCCGGCACATCCTGGAGTCGCTGGTCGCCCAGGCCGCGATCTGCCTGCACGTGCACGTCCCGTACGGGCGCAACGCCCATCACATCGTCGAGGCCCAGTTCAAGGCGCTGGCGCGGGCGCTGCGGGAGGCGTCCGAGCTCGACCCGCGCGCGACGGGAGTGCCCAGCACCAAGGGCGTGTTGTGA